DNA sequence from the Paenibacillus azoreducens genome:
CGGTAACAGCTGTTTTTTTAGTTGCCGTAGCTAGCACATCAGCAGCGGTTTGGGCTTCCGGCAATGTACCCCCTGTAGCGGAGAGTAAAACTAACGATGCTGCAACTGCACCCCATGAGGAGAGTAAAACTAACGATGCTGCAACTGCACCCCATGAGGAGAGTAAAACTAACGATGCTGCAACTGCACCCCATGAGGAGAGTAAAACTAACGATGCTGCAACTGCGCCCCATGAGGAGAGTAAAACTAACGATACTGCAACTGCGCCCCATGAGGAGAGTAAAACTAACGATGCTGCAACTGCGCCCCATGAGGAGAGTAAAACTAACGATGCTGCAACTGCACCCCATGAGGAGAGTAAAACTAACGATGCTGCAACTGCGCCCCATGAGGAGAGTAAAACTAACGATACTGCAACTGCACCCCATGAGGAGAGTAAAACTAATGATGCTGCAACTGCACCCCATGAGAAGAGTAAAACTAACGATGCTGCAACTGCACCCTATGAAAATAAAACTAAGCGATGATTTCTCCAAGTATCTGGGGTAGTACCATTGTAGCTGTCACCATGGGCAAAGAGGATGTCATTAAATTGGAAATTTATTGATGACCTCGTTATATTCCTGTTGGGCATCGCCGGCTGCTATGTATAACCGAGACGTTGTGCTTTTATCCACATGCGAATGACCTGGGAGAAAGAGTTTTTCTCCCGCGCCCCGGCCGTATCTGATAAATATTTAAATTACTTAAGCTCTTCAAGGGGTCCCGTCATTTGACGGCTCCCCTTTATGGAGTATCATGAATAAAGAAAAAAATAGAGCAAGGTGAGAGTTTGCACCTTTGCTCTATTTTTCATTTGTACTGTTTCTCCATATTGTCGATAAAATCTTTTGCATCCTTTAAGCTCAAATGAGTTGCTACACGCAATTCTTTAATGGCCTTAATCTTTTTTTCTTCGGCGATTAAATTTAACAATCTTGCTTGCAGCTCCGGACTCAGCTCGAGCGGTTCGCTATTCGTGCGCAGATCCTGACGACGATATGGATCAGCACCGTTCTCACGGCTTTTGGAGCGGAGCAGCAGCAGAATAATGATGAGCAGTAAGGTAATGATGAGCAAATAAATCGTTTCCATCACTGTAACACTCCTTTGGTAAGTTGAACTACAAGTATATCAAATTATGCATGCCCTTATAAATGCTTTGATAGTTATGTTCTATACCAATAAGATTGGACGAATTGCTTGTTTTACATGGAGCTTGTTAAAGTTCCCTGCAGTTCAAATCATGGTTTGAAGCCTTATTTTAGATTATATCTTGAGGTTTACGCAACGTGATACTTTATACTTCACGTTGTAAGGCGTTCAATACTCATAATCCAAGGTAAGGGTGAGAAAATATGGCCAAAAATAAAGAAGTTAAACGAATCGTAAAACTGGAATTGGAAGCCGGAAAAGCGAATCCGGCAAGAGTAGGTAAGGATCTGGCGCCAACAGGTATAAATTTATTGCAGTTTTGTACGCAGTACAATGAAATGACCAAAGGCAAGCCGGGACTAGTGATCCCGGCCGAAATCAAGGTGTACGAAGATCGTTCGTTTGAAATTTTGTTGAAAACTCCGCCTGCTTCTTTCCTCCTGAAAAAGTTCGCCGGAGTAGATAAAGGTGCTGCAAAACCCGGAAGAATGGTAGTTGGCTCTATCACGCAGGAGCAACTTCGGCAAATTGCGGAAATTAAATTGCCGGATCTGAACACGACCAGTCTAGAGAGCGCTATGAAAATTATCGCTGGTACGGCCAAAAATATGGGCATCCGTATCGATGGATAAAGGAGAGGTTTGGTTGGTTGAGGAGAATCAACTATTCACGACGCGTCAGTTGTCGGAATGGACAGGCGTTTCTGTCCGTAAGATCAGATGGTTCGATAAAACACAATTATTGAAGCCTTACGAACGCAATTCATCGAACTATCGGTTGTACAGAAAACAGGAACTGATTACCTTGCTGATCATCATTTTCCTGCAGTTTTTCGGTTTTTCCTTTAAGGAAATTCGAACGATACTGAAATCCCCCTCGTTTGACGCGGCCGAAGTCCTGGCTGTCCAAGCCCGTGTAATAGATCGCGGGATTGATCAATTAATCGATGTGTCCGGTATTTTGAACTGTATCTCCTCATCAATTAACAAAAGTCAGCCGGTGGACATCGCAGAAATCGCAAAGCCATTCGCAATTATTACTGAATACGATCCGAAAAGTTGGTTTAAGCTGTTCGTTTGAGGGCTTCGCGGGAAGCTGCACTAACTTGCAGGGGATTTAAGGCGGATTAAAAGCAAAATAGCTCACATCTTGATAACAAGGTGTGGGCTATTTGACGCTTACTATTAAAGTTACAAATTGTCAATCTACCCTAAAACTAAAGAGAGGGAATGACCCCCTCTCTTTTTGACGTGCTTTAACCATGCAATACTATTTGATAAGACGAGCATTTACCCATTCGGGACAGAAAACCAATCAATGTCGCTGAGATACGTTGAAACAGGTTATGGTGTTATTGGATCGGTTTCAAAGATTTTAATCTCACTTGCAGATGCAAAACCATTTGTTCCACCACCTTGAGGTACTTCAAGTCGAACATATTTAGCAAGAGTAGGTGTAAAAGTTGCTGTCTTTTCTGTATTGTCCTTTGCCCAAGTACCTGTAGCAACCTCATTGAAGGATACCCCATCAAGACTAGTTAGGATTCTATAATTTGTAATAATGCCATTTTCTCCACTTTGTCGTGGTAGATAGGTTAGTTTGGTGAATGTTGAGGGATTTAGGTACTTTGCTGTAATATTGTAAGGAAACTGATTTGGTTTACTCCATTCACTGTGCCACATAGTATTTGTATCTCCGTCAAATGCATATGCTGCGGCATTATTACTACTTGATGTCTCTTCGCTATTTGTTGTTGCAGCAATGATACCCCCAATACCTTTTACCGTATCCATTCCATCAGTCGGTTTAATGATGTTATAGTCTGACCCAAACCAGATTGGTGCAGTTAGAAGAGGTAAATTCAATGATTTAATCTTGTTTCGTGTTTCTTCTGTTGCAGTCAAACCCCATTTATCAAAGAAAGGCGTCAAGTCATAGTGAGCTACTTTTGAAGTGCTTAGAATAAATGCCTGTTTTTTCTGATCATCAGTAGTTGGCAGATCAGCTTCTGCCATCTCACGATATAATCGATGTAACTCTGGGTAGAAGTTATCCCCAAAAGCAAGATTAAGTTGCCACAACATTTCTAATTTTGAATTAGAGTCTGCAAAATTCTTGGTTGGCTGATCTACAAACGTGAAAGCAGCTAAGTACTCGCCTTGTGACCTTGCAGGTTCAGTAGGTTTAAGAACCTTCTTAGCGGCTATAGAATATATATTTACATTCACCTCGGTCATCCCATCCCAATTCCAAGGTGCTTGTTGTCTCAAATGACCTGCCTCATGATACTGCCCCCAACCCGTTCTTGTAAGGTCTAAAGTATCGGCACTTGCTCCAGTATCTTTAGGCATAATTGCCCCATCCCAATTTGCATATGCGTACGCTCCTGGTATGGTGTTTTCTGATTCAACAAAGCCAATCAAATGCTTATCTAACCGATGTCTAGGATCAGAATCAGAACTAGATAGTCCAGATATTTGATCCTGTGCTGTAATAAACTTATCATAAGTCTGTAAAACAGGAATTGGGTCTTGATTCAAGATATGATCTTTAGCAGTAGCATAATAGAAGACAAAGAGAGCTCTTTCTGATTGAAGAACAACAGAAGGTGCATTAGGATAAGCATTCATCATTGCCTGCCAATCCTCTTTTGTATTCTTGCCTAATACAAAGAATGGAACCGGACTCCCCCCACTCACTACATTTACATTAATACTACCTTCATTGTTGCTGTTATCAAAAAACAACAAACCGCCATTTGGTGAGGAAATTGTGTTTTTACCTGCTTTTAATGGATAACTAATCGCCCACTCTTTATCATGACGATGTACCCCAATAACCGCTGTAATTGGTTTGTTACCTGAGACTACAATCTCAATTTGTTCATTGGCTTTTGCATATAAACCTGTTGGCTGATATATTTTTCGAGCATTTATGAATCTACGCTCTCGCTCGCCTTCCGCCCATATATCTCCAAGCGCTTTTACTTTAAAATTTCGCTGAACAACAAGGTTACTTTGCTGTGTAATGGCTGTCTCTGAAGTTTGGGCTAGTACCCCGGATGGCGGGACAACTACTACAACTGCTGTTACCACCATTAGAGATAAAACCTGAAGTGACTTCTTAAGTTTTCTCATCATATCCTCCTAAAAAATAGATTTATGCATAGCCAGCATTTAAATGCTGGCATATCCATCTTGGTAAGCATTAAATAGATTTCAGGCTAATATGACACAGGCTTAGTCTAAAACTTGTTTTCAATATCACGCGTCAAATTAACTACTTTGGTCTAACCGCAAACGGCCGAGATGAGCGTCAGGTCATGAACCATCTCATTTTATGTAAGCGGATACATGACATGCGATTATTCTCCCAAAATATCGTTGCTTATGCCATACAAAAATCGCTCCTCTTTTTGACCATTTGTATTCAGGAATGTCAATGCATGGTATAATATCCCAAACCCATCATACAGGAGTTGAGGCGATGAGAATTTTCATCAAGTTTCCTGATCTGACGAGTACGCTATACATACGAAGCTCTCATGTAATTGTCCTGGAGCCTGGATATTTTTACCCTAACGAGCATCATCCCCTCTTTGAGCTCAATTATTGCTGGGCCGGGGAAACAACGGTTTGGATTCAGGAGAAGCCTTGCCGGTTAAAAGCGGGCGATTGGCTGCTGATCAAATCCGGTCTCAATCACCGCACGATGAACCAATCTGGTTCACCTTCAACGCTTGTTGTCATCCACTTCGATATCGACGATCCGATAATCAGGAAAACATTAACTTCCTCCGTCTCGGACATGGTATCGAAGGAGACGGCCGAACGGACCCTGCTCCCCCAATTTCTTGATCAACTTGAAGTGGTCGTCCAAAACATCCTTATACAAGCGCCTAAAACTCAAAGTTCTTTGTCGATACATACATCCAGCAGCGATAACCTCAGCCTTCAAGCGATCGTCCTTCTCATCTTGAAGGAAATCATGAGCATTTTCGAACAGGATAACAAGGAACAGCAAGAGCGGCTTCAGCGGGAGTCAAGCCCATTAGATGTTGAGCTAGCCCACAAAATCGCGGAATGGTTAAACAATTCCGTCTATACTGTCGTCTCCGTTCAAGATATTGCCGACAACGTCGGTTTAAGCAGAGGGCAATGTACAAAAGTGTTTACAAAAATCTATGGCGTCTCTCCCAGACAATACCTCACGTCGCTAAAGCTGACCAAGGCGAAAGAGATGCTCATCGATTCGGATATGACTATCGAGGTCATTGCTGAGAGGCTCGGGTTCTCGTCATTAAGTCATTTCAGCAGGCAGTTCAAGCGTTGGACCGGCACTTCGCCTCAGCAGTTCAGACCTAAATATCGTTTATCGTTGTAAAATTCAGGTCCATTTCATTAGGAAAGGGATTGTCTTGCAACTTCAAACATCTTGTCCGGGGTTTCCCCGAAATTGAATAGGCTCTCGGAAGGTGAAAACTCAAAGCCAAAATTCTCTGTTAAGGAATTTCCCTTTCTTTTAGTAGCATTGGCGCTTTCAAAGTAGCTTTTGTGAAAGCAAAAAGGGCGGAAGCTTGATGCTCACGCCCTTTTTCGCTATTTATCATTATCTCTTTACTTCATTTTTGACCGAAGTCGGACAGCCTTCCACGTGCCCACAAGCCTAGAATTTCAATCAAAATTATTTATCCAAGAATAGCACTTTCGCGAAGAGTAACGACCAGCTCTTTGGCATCATGCAGCTCCAGCAGCACGAGCTCGTTCTCTCCTTTGCGGAGGAGAGGGCCAGGGATGTACAACGTTTTTTGCGGACCTACCGTTTCCCAATATCGGCCAAGGTTGAAGCCGTTGATATACGCAACGCCTTTGTTCCAGCCTTTCAGTTCGAGGAATGTATCGGCTATCTCATCCACTTGGAACGTCCCTTTGTAGAAGGCCGGCTTGTCATCACGTTTCACTGCCGCTAGGGTATATTCCAGTTTCGACAAATCTTCCATTGGCAGCGTATGGATTGTCCAATGGTACAGGAACTGCGCCCCAAAGCGAATTCCTTCCGTAATCCCTTTCATGTCTCGCAAGTGTGGACCGTAGTTGGTCCGTCCCATATTTTCGACGAGCACGCTTAAGGTTACGCCTTCCGGCGGGATACTGAACTTAATTGGCTCCGCGTCTTTGTTCCAACGCTCAACGACGCCTTTAAATTCACCGTTGACAAAGATCTGCGCACGGTCACGCACATGCTGCAGATTCAGCTTCGTTTCTTCCCGTGGTCCTGAGATCCGAGTTGTATACAGGATGAACCCGTAGTTCTGTCCCAGCAGCTCCATAGGGTCTGGGCATGTTCTCTGAACCGGCGTAGAAAGTTTGTCAAGAGAATCGAACAGCAGCGCTTGCTGTGTCATGTTTACCTGTCCATACGCTTTCTTCGCAATGGGTTCCGGAAGCTCGAGCAGACCGAGATCAACGTATTTGGACAAGACCTCGCGCACAGCATGGAACTTGTCCGTCAAATCTCCGGATTCGCTGACTGGTACATCGTAGTCGTAGCTTGTAATTGTCGGCATATATGTACCGTCGTCGTTCGCGCCGCTCCAGAAGCCGAAATTCGTTCCGCCGTGGAACATATAGAAGTTAACCGATGCATTCATCGCCAGCATTTCATCGAATACTTTTGCCACATCGGCAGCATCGCGGGTATGATGCTGCTCGAACCAATGGTCGAACCAGCCGTTCCAATATTCCATACACATGATCGGACCTTCCGGCTGGTAAATACGCAGTTCAGCGAATGCTTCCTGCGGCCGCGAACCAAAATTGACAGTCTCGAGCACCCCCGGCACCATGCCGCCTTGCAGCATAAAGTCTCCTGGTCCATCGGAGGTGAATAGCAGCACGTCGATACCGCGTTTGATTTTGCTCTCTCTTAAATATTCAAGATACTGCGTGTCATTGCCATAGCTACCGTATTCGTTCTCGATTTGCATCGCGATGATCGGTCCGCCGTTTGTACAGAGCAGCGGAACCAGCTTCGGCATCAACACGTCGTAGTAGGCGTCAATTTTGTCAAGAAACGGCCGGTGGTAACAGCGAAGACGCATCCCGGGATCAGCCAGCAGCCAAGCCGGCAATCCGCCGAACTCCCACTCTGCGCAAATGTACGGACTCGGGCGAACGATGACATGCAACCCAAGCTCGCCTGTAGTCTCGATAAACTTGACGATGTCAGCGATACCCTCGAAGTTGAACTGGCCTTCATTTGGTTCGTGCAAGTTCCACGGAACATAAGTTTCGACCGTATTGAAGCCGCAGGCCTTCAGCTTCACCAGACGATCCCGCCAATACTCGGGAACGACGCGAAAATAATGGATTGCGCCTGAAATGATTCTGATCGGTTCGCCATTAAATACAAATTGGTTTCCTTCCACAGCAAAAATAGACATAAAATGATTAACCCTCCGTATATCTATGAATTTAAATTTGTATGAATAGGTCAGATCAAGTGCTCATCGACAGTCATGTTGAACATATTGTTCATTAAACGACAATGAGGCTTTTAACTGACATCACTTTGAACAGACAACTCCCGGTATAAAGGAATGACGATCCGAACCGTCGTCCCCCTACCCAACTCGCTTTCAATTGTTACACCAAACGATTCTCCGAATTGCAGCTTGATCCTCTCATTCACATTCCGGATCCCATAACCAATACTCTGATCCTTAGATCCCAAAATTTTACTCATCGTTTCCTCGCTCATCCCGACTCCGTTATCAATGACTTTCATCACGATGGTCCCTTCCTCCTGATGGGCAACGATCCGGATATGAAGGGGCTCTTCAAACATGGCATGCTTCAAAGCGTTTTCAACAAACGGCTGCAAAATCAGTTTCACTGTATCATATTCCAAGACAGAGAAATGAATATCAAAGCTAACGTCAAGCCTGTCCACATGCTTTATCTTTTGAATGCCAATATAAGATCGGACCTGCTGGATTTCCTCGCGAATCGGGATGATCGACCTCCCCTGATTTAACGTCAGACGGTAGAACGTTGC
Encoded proteins:
- a CDS encoding ribosomal protein L7/L12, which gives rise to METIYLLIITLLLIIILLLLRSKSRENGADPYRRQDLRTNSEPLELSPELQARLLNLIAEEKKIKAIKELRVATHLSLKDAKDFIDNMEKQYK
- the rplK gene encoding 50S ribosomal protein L11, with the translated sequence MAKNKEVKRIVKLELEAGKANPARVGKDLAPTGINLLQFCTQYNEMTKGKPGLVIPAEIKVYEDRSFEILLKTPPASFLLKKFAGVDKGAAKPGRMVVGSITQEQLRQIAEIKLPDLNTTSLESAMKIIAGTAKNMGIRIDG
- a CDS encoding MerR family transcriptional regulator, whose product is MVEENQLFTTRQLSEWTGVSVRKIRWFDKTQLLKPYERNSSNYRLYRKQELITLLIIIFLQFFGFSFKEIRTILKSPSFDAAEVLAVQARVIDRGIDQLIDVSGILNCISSSINKSQPVDIAEIAKPFAIITEYDPKSWFKLFV
- a CDS encoding M60 family metallopeptidase; the encoded protein is MMRKLKKSLQVLSLMVVTAVVVVVPPSGVLAQTSETAITQQSNLVVQRNFKVKALGDIWAEGERERRFINARKIYQPTGLYAKANEQIEIVVSGNKPITAVIGVHRHDKEWAISYPLKAGKNTISSPNGGLLFFDNSNNEGSINVNVVSGGSPVPFFVLGKNTKEDWQAMMNAYPNAPSVVLQSERALFVFYYATAKDHILNQDPIPVLQTYDKFITAQDQISGLSSSDSDPRHRLDKHLIGFVESENTIPGAYAYANWDGAIMPKDTGASADTLDLTRTGWGQYHEAGHLRQQAPWNWDGMTEVNVNIYSIAAKKVLKPTEPARSQGEYLAAFTFVDQPTKNFADSNSKLEMLWQLNLAFGDNFYPELHRLYREMAEADLPTTDDQKKQAFILSTSKVAHYDLTPFFDKWGLTATEETRNKIKSLNLPLLTAPIWFGSDYNIIKPTDGMDTVKGIGGIIAATTNSEETSSSNNAAAYAFDGDTNTMWHSEWSKPNQFPYNITAKYLNPSTFTKLTYLPRQSGENGIITNYRILTSLDGVSFNEVATGTWAKDNTEKTATFTPTLAKYVRLEVPQGGGTNGFASASEIKIFETDPITP
- a CDS encoding helix-turn-helix domain-containing protein; the protein is MRIFIKFPDLTSTLYIRSSHVIVLEPGYFYPNEHHPLFELNYCWAGETTVWIQEKPCRLKAGDWLLIKSGLNHRTMNQSGSPSTLVVIHFDIDDPIIRKTLTSSVSDMVSKETAERTLLPQFLDQLEVVVQNILIQAPKTQSSLSIHTSSSDNLSLQAIVLLILKEIMSIFEQDNKEQQERLQRESSPLDVELAHKIAEWLNNSVYTVVSVQDIADNVGLSRGQCTKVFTKIYGVSPRQYLTSLKLTKAKEMLIDSDMTIEVIAERLGFSSLSHFSRQFKRWTGTSPQQFRPKYRLSL
- a CDS encoding glycoside hydrolase family 35 protein; the encoded protein is MSIFAVEGNQFVFNGEPIRIISGAIHYFRVVPEYWRDRLVKLKACGFNTVETYVPWNLHEPNEGQFNFEGIADIVKFIETTGELGLHVIVRPSPYICAEWEFGGLPAWLLADPGMRLRCYHRPFLDKIDAYYDVLMPKLVPLLCTNGGPIIAMQIENEYGSYGNDTQYLEYLRESKIKRGIDVLLFTSDGPGDFMLQGGMVPGVLETVNFGSRPQEAFAELRIYQPEGPIMCMEYWNGWFDHWFEQHHTRDAADVAKVFDEMLAMNASVNFYMFHGGTNFGFWSGANDDGTYMPTITSYDYDVPVSESGDLTDKFHAVREVLSKYVDLGLLELPEPIAKKAYGQVNMTQQALLFDSLDKLSTPVQRTCPDPMELLGQNYGFILYTTRISGPREETKLNLQHVRDRAQIFVNGEFKGVVERWNKDAEPIKFSIPPEGVTLSVLVENMGRTNYGPHLRDMKGITEGIRFGAQFLYHWTIHTLPMEDLSKLEYTLAAVKRDDKPAFYKGTFQVDEIADTFLELKGWNKGVAYINGFNLGRYWETVGPQKTLYIPGPLLRKGENELVLLELHDAKELVVTLRESAILG